The Streptomyces sp. NBC_01463 DNA window CGCTCACCGGCGACTGGCGCACCGACCTCAAGACCATCGGGCACCTCCAGCGCGACCACATGCTCCGCCACCCCTGGCTGGCCACCGCCGTGCCCGCCCGCCGCACGCTCGGCCCCCGCACCCTGGCGTTCCTGGAACACGCCCTGGCCGCCCTGCGGCCCAGCGGCCTGGACGGCGGCGCCCGCCTTGAGGTCTTCGCCCAGCTCACCGCGTTCGTGGCCGGGCACGTGGCCCACGAGGTGGCGCTGGCCGAGGCGGCCCAGTCACCGGACCGGGCCGCGGCCGAGGTGCTCTACCTCACCGCCGTCGCGGCTGACGGCCACCACCCGGAACTGGCGGCGGCCCTCGCGTCGGCCGCACGCCCGGTCACTCCGGACGCCACGTTCGCCCGCTTCCTGAACCGGCTGGTCGACGGGCTGGACACGGACTGACCGTGCGTACGGGCCGGGCCCGTACGCACGAAGACACCGGCCCCCGGGGACGAATCCCCGGGGGCCGGTGTCTTGTACCGCTGTGCAGGAACTACCGATCCGTCAGGATCAGAAGTCCATGTCACCGCCGGGCATGCCGCCCGGAGCGCCGCCGGCAGCGGCCTTCTCCGGCTTGTCGGCGATGACTGCCTCGGTGGTGAGGAAGAGCGCGGCGATGGACGCGGCGTTCTGCAGGGCGGAGCGCGTGACCTTCGCCGGGTCGAGAATGCCCTCGGCGATCATGTCGACGTACTCGCCGGTCGCGGCGTTGAGGCCGTGACCGATCGGCAGGTTGCGCACCTTCTCGACGACGACGCCACCCTCGAGACCACCGTTGACGGCGATCTGCTTGAGCGGGGCCTCCAGCGCCAGCTTGACGGCGTTGGCGCCGGTCGCCTCGTCACCCGAGAGCTCCAGCTTCTCGAAGACGGCCGAGGCCTGGAGCAGAGCCACGCCACCACCGGCGACGATGCCCTCCTCGACGGCGGCCTTGGCGTTGCGCACCGCGTCCTCGATGCGGTGCTTGCGCTCCTTGAGCTCGACCTCGGTCGCGGCACCGGCCTTGATGACGGCCACGCCGCCGGCCAGCTTCGCGAGGCGCTCCTGGAGCTTCTCGCGGTCGTAGTCCGAGTCGGAGTTCTCGATCTCGGCACGGATCTGGTTGACGCGACCCTGGACCTGGTCGCTGTCACCGGCGCCGTCGACGATCGTCGTCTCGTCCTTGGTGATGACGACCTTGCGGGCGCGGCCGAGCAGGTCGAGACCGGCGTTCTCCAGCTTGAGGCCGACCTCCTCGGAGATGACGGTGCCACCGGTGAGGATGGCGATGTCGCCGAGCATGGCCTTGCGGCGGTCACCGAAGCCCGGAGCCTTGACGGCGACGGACTTGAAGGTGCCACGGATCTTGTTGACGACCAGGGTCGACAGGGCCTCGCCCTCGACGTCCTCGGCGATGATCAGCAGCGGCTTGCCGGACTGCATGACCTTCTCCAGCAGCGGAAGGAGGTCCTTCACGTTGCTGATCTTCGAGTTCACGATCAGGATGTACGGGTCGTCCAGGGACGACTCCATGCGCTCCATGTCCGTGGCGAAGTACGCCGAGATGTAGCCCTTGTCGAAGCGCATACCCTCGGTGAGCTCGAGCTCCAGACCGAAGGTCTGGGACTCCTCGACGGTGATGACGCCTTCCTTGCCGACCTTGTCCATGGCCTCGGCGATGAGCTCGCCGATCTGGGTGTCAGCGGCGGAGATGGAGGCGGTCGAAGCGATCTGCTCCTTGGTCTCCACGTCCTTGGCCTGCTCCAGGAGGGCGGCGGAGACGGCCTCGACGGCCTTCTCGATGCCCCGCTTGAGAGCCATCGGGTTGGCACCCGCGGCCACGTTGCGCAGGCCCTCGCGGACGAGCGCCTGGGCGAGAACGGTGGCGGTGGTCGTACCGTCGCCGGCGACGTCGTCCGTCTTCTTGGCGACCTCCTTGACCAGCTCCGCACCGATCTTCTCGTACGGGTCCTCCAGCTCGATCTCCTTGGCGATGGAAACACCATCGTTGGTGATCGTGGGGGCGCCCCACTTCTTCTCAAGGACGACGTTGCGACCCTTGGGGCCAAGGGTGACCTTGACGGCGTCGGCGAGCTGGTTCATGCCGCGCTCGAGACCGCGCCGGGCCTCCTCGTCGAACGCGATGATCTTGGCCATATGAAGTGGTCCTCCCGGACAGGGGTGGATTCTCCGGACCGAGTGGCGCCCGCGACGGACGGCCTGCCTGTCCGCCGGTTCCTTGCCCCGGCGGACCTGCGGGCCTCACCGGCCCGGTCCAAGTTTCTGTCACTCTCACCCGGAGAGTGCTAAGCCCAATGATTAGCACTCGACCCCCTTGAGTGCAAGCGTCCCCCTCGGGATGTGGACAGCGGAGAGGGGCGAAGCGCGGCGGAGAGAGACGGAGAAGGCGGCACAGGACGCACGGAGGGCCCGTACCCCAGGGGTACGGGCCCTCCGTGCGTGAGTAGTGTCGTTGGCCGACTGTGTCGCGGCCGGCGCCGGGCTCAGCCGACGGCGAGCTTGACCATGTCCGCCTGCGGCCCCTTCTGGCCCTGCGAGATCTCGAATTCAACTCGCTGACCCTCTTCGAGGGTGCGGTATCCGTCCATCTGGATCGCGCTGTAGTGGACGAAAACATCCGCACCACCGTCGACCGCGATGAAGCCGTACCCCTTCTCCGCGTTGAACCACTTGACGGTGCCCTGAGCCATGCCTAACTCCCCTATTACTGGCCCTTGCACAGGACCGCACTTCGCGGGCCCGGGTCAGAACTCACCCTCCGACAGGAGAGGGTGCGTGCGCCGGAACGCGTCGACCGCGGCCGAATGTATCTGCCCAACTGCCCTCTGCAACAGGTCAATCGGACGAGAATTCTGGGCAGCATCGATCGCCCGAATATGAGGAACTCATGAGATTCCAGGGCAAGTCGGGCCAGGCAAAGGCGACTTATGGCACAAGGAGTTCAGGCACTTTGGCTGCTTCTTGTCGTGGCCAGGCGCATTCTCATATGCGGGCGGCACGGGCAGCGGAGGGGACTTCCCACACTCTACCGCGCTCAACCATGCAGAATTGCCCCCTCCGCTTCTGTCGCAGAGGGGGCAATTCCGGTGACGGGGTGGAGCGGTGGCTCAGCAGCCGCCGGCGACGGCCGGGATGATCGAGATGCCGGCGCCGTCCGGGGTGACCGCGTCCAGGCCGCCCTCGAAGCGCACGTCGTCGTCGTTGACGTACACGTTCACGAAGCGGCGCAGCTTGCCCTGGTCGTCCAGGACGCGGGCGGCGATGCCCGGGTGGTCCTTCTCCAGGGACTCGATGACCTGGGAGAGGGTCGCGCCCTCGGCCGGGACCTCGGCCTGGCCGCCGGTGTAGGTGCGGAGGATGGTGGGGATACGGACCTTGACGCTCATGGTGTGCCCTTCCTGAAGTCTCGGGTGGTCAGAAGCTTCTCAGCTGGTGGCGGCGAGGCCCGCGTCGCGGAAGGCGTCCAGGCTCGGGCGGATCGTGGCGCTCACCTGTGAGGTGGCGGCCACCGCGTCCAGCGTCTTCAGGCCGTCGCCGGTGTTCAGGACGACGGTGGTGAGCGTCGGGTCCAGCAGACCGGCCTCGATGAGCTTCTTCGTCACGCCGACCGTCACGCCGCCCGCCGTCTCGGCGAAGATGCCCTCGGTGCGGGCCAGCAGCTTGATCGCGTCGACGACCTGCTCGTCGTTGACGTCCTCGACGGCACCGCCGGTGCGGCGGGCGATGTCCAGGACGTACGGGCCGTCGGCCGGGTTGCCGATGGCGAGGGACTTGGCGATCGTGTTCGGCTTCTGCGGCCGCACGACGTCGTGACCGGCCTTGAAGGCGGCGGAGACCGGGGAGCAGCCCTCGGCCTGGGCGCCGAAGATCTTGTACGGCTTGTCCTCGACGAGGCCGAGCTTGATCAGCTCCTGAAGGCCCTTGTCGATCTTCGTGAGCTGCGAGCCGGACGCGATCGGGATGACGATCTGGTCGGGCAGCCGCCAGCCGAGCTGCTCGCAGATCTCGTACGCCAGGGTCTTGGAACCCTCGCCGTAGTACGGGCGCAGGTTGACGTTGACGAAGCCCCAGCCCTCGCCGAGCGGGTCGCCGATGAGCTCGGAGCAGAAGCGGTTGACGTCGTCGTAGTTGCCCTCGATGCCGACCAGCTCACCGCCGTACACCGCGGCCATGACGACCTTGCCCTGCTCCAGGTCGTGCGGGATGAACACGCAGGACCGCAGGCCGGCGCGGGCGGCGGCGGCGCCCACGGCGCCGGCCAGGTTGCCGGTGGAGGAGCAGGAGAGGGTGGTGAATCCGAAGGCGCGGGCGGCCTCGACGGCGATCGCGACGACACGGTCCTTGAAGGAGTGCGTCGGGTTGCCGGAGTCGTCCTTGACGTACAGGCCGCCGGTGACGCCCAGCTCACGGGCGAGGTTGTCGGCCTTGACCAGCTTGGTGAAGCCGGGGTTGATGTTGGGCTTGTCCGCGACATCGGCGGGGACCGGCAGCAGCGGCGCGTAGCGCCAGATGTTGTTGGGTCCGGCCTCGATGCGCTTCTTCAGCTCGTCCGGGGAGCCGCTCGGCAGGTCGTACGCCACTTCGAGCGGCCCGAAACAGGACGCGCAGGCGAAAAGGGGGCCGAGGGGGAATCGCTCTCCGCATTCGCGGCAGGAAAGCGCCGCGGCGGGACCGAGGTCCACGGAAGATTCGGTGTGTGCTGCAACAGTCTCAACAGCCATGATGGCGAGGCCCTTTCTCCTCATCTTCCTCGTGACGCATTTCGCCACGAGACGGAATTGGCACCTTCCCTACCGAACCTCGCGGTCGGCAGGAGGGTTGCCGGGACTTCAACGGGCCGTTCCCTCAGTCCCTCTGGATGAGCGCTGTGGCACTGGACCATGGATCCAGGCGTTTATCGGCGGACGGACCCCGGCATGCGACGGCCATCTGCGTTGTTCAAGACTGTAACCGAAGCACCGGACTGTTGAGATAGTCGTCCGTACCGCGAGATGGATCACATACAGGGAGTATCGACCGTGCTGGAAGAGGTCGAACGCTGGCTGACCAGGCGTTCCTGGTCGGCCGCCGACCGTCCGCTGGACCGTCTTCTGGCCGCCAGGGACAGCCTCCGGAACGCCGGGTCGCGCGCCGGGAGCGTCAGCGTCGTGCTGCCCGCGCTGAACGAGGCGGAGACGGTCGGCGACATCGTCGCGACCATCCGGCGCGAGCTCATGGAGAAGACCCGGCTGGTCGACGAGCTGGTGGTGATCGACTCCGGCTCGACGGACGCGACCGCCGAGGTCGCCCGCCGGGCGGGGGCCCGGGTCATCCACCGGGACGCGATCCTGCCGCGGATGCCCGCCGTCCCCGGCAAGGGCGAGGTGCTGTGGCGGTCACTCCTGGTGACCGGTGGCGACATCGTGTGCTTCATCGACGCGGACCTGAAGGACTTCTCGGCGGACTTCGTGTCCGGCATCGTCGGCCCGCTGCTGACCGACCCGTCGGTGCAGTTCGTCAAGGCGATGTACGACCGTCCCTTCGGCGACACCACGGGGCAGGGCGGCCGGGTCACCGAGATGGTGGCGCGCCCGCTGCTCAATCTGCACTGGCCGCAGCTGGCCGGCTTCGTCCAGCCGCTGGGCGGGGAGTACGCGGTGCGCAGGTCCCTGCTGGAGCGGCTGCCGTTCCCGGTCGGTTACGGGGTGGAGCTGGGGCTGCTCGTCGACTCCCTGCACACCGTGGGCCTGGACGCGCTCGCCCAGGTCGACGTCGGTGTCCGCAGGCACCGCCACCAGGACGGCCAGGCGCTCGGCCGGATGGCGGCCGCCATCTACCGCACCGCCCAGCTGCGCCTCTCCCGGGGCCACCTGGTGCGCCCGGCGCTGACCCAGTTCGAGCGCGGCGAGCACGGCTTCGTCCCGCACACGTATCCCGTGGACACCGAGGAGCGGCCGCCGATGCGGGAGATCGAGGAGTACGTTTCGCGCCGCGCGGCATGACGTGGCCGGACTTCGCACGTTTGGGCGGTTGGTGATCGGGCTAGATTCCGCAACATGGTCTCCGAGCACGTCCCTCAGCCCGCTGCCCAGGTCCTCGTCGCGTCCAACCGCGGCCCGGTCTCGTACACCCTGCGCGAGGACGGCTCGCTCGACGCCAAACGGGGCGGTGGCGGGCTCGTCTCCGGCCTGAGCGCCGTGGACGACAAGACGTGGGTGTGCGCGGCCCTCGGGGACGGTGACCGGGAGGCGGTGCGGCGCGGTGTCGCCGAGCCGGGCGTCCGGATGCTCGACATCGACGCGGACGTGCACGCCGACGCGTACAACGGCATCGCCAACTCGGTGCTCTGGTTCGTCCACCACCTGCTCTACCAGACCCCCGTCGAGCCCGTCTTCGACGCGGAGTTCCGCCGCCAGTGGGCGTCCTTCGAGACGTACAACCGGGCCTTCGCCGAGGCGCTCGCCGAGGAGGCGGGCGAGGGTGCGGCGGTCCTGGTGCAGGACTACCACCTGGCGCTGGTGCCCGGCATGCTCCGCGAGCTCCGCCCCGACCTGCGGATCGGCCACTTCTCGCACACCCCGTGGGCGCCCGTCGACTACTTCCGGATGCTGCCCGACGACATCGCCGCCCAGCTGCTGCACGGCATCCTCGGCGCGGACCGGGCCGCGTTCCTCACCCGGCGCTGGGCGGACGCCTTCATCGGCTGCTGCACGGAGATCCTCGGCGGCACCGGCCACACCCGGATCGGGGTGCACGGGCTCGGCGCCGACGCGGACTTCCTGCGCCGCCGCGCCCACGAGGCGGACGTCGACGAGCGGATGGCGGCGCTGCGGGAGCAGGTGGGCCCGGACCGGAAGACGATCGTGCGGGTGGACCGCACGGAACTGTCGAAGAACATCGTCCGCGGTCTGCACGCCTACCGCGCCCTGCTGGACGGGCGGCCCGAATGGCGCGGGCGCGTCGTCCACATCGCGTTCGCCTACCCCTCGCGGCAGGACCTGGCGGTCTACCGGGAGTACACCGCCGAGGTGCAGCGCGTCGCCGAAACCATCAACGAGGCCTACGGGACGGCGGACTGGACGCCGGTCGTCCTGCACGTCAAAGACGACTTCGCCCGCTCGCTGGCCGCGTACCGGCTGGCGGACGTCGCGCTCGTCAACCCGATCCGGGACGGGATGAACCTGGTCGCCAAGGAGGTCCCGGTCGTCTCCGACCACGGCTGCGCGCTGGTGCTGTCGCGGGAGGCGGGGGCGTACGAGGAGCTGGGGACCGACGCGATCACGGTGAACCCGTACGACGTGTCCGCCACCGCCGACGCGCTGCACGAGGCGCTGACGATGGCGGACGACGAGCGGGCGGCCCGCACCAAGCGGCTGGCCGCGGCGGGCACGGCGCTGCCGCCGCAGCAGTGGTTCCTGGACCAGCTAGAGGCGCTGCGCCAGGGCTGACAGGAACTCCACGACCGCGCCCGGCCCCGGCACCGACAGGTCGGCGCGCTCGGCCAGTTCGGGCACTTCCGCGCTGCCGCTGCAGATCAGCAGCCCGGGGGTGCCGTCGGGGCCCTCGGTGCGGAGCTTCTCCACGGCGGCGAACGCGGCAAGGTCGCCGAGGTCGTCGCCCGCGTAGAGCACGGACTCGGCGCCGGTCTCGCGCACGTACTGGGTGAGCGCCACGCCCTTGTCCATGCCGGACGGGCGCAGCTCCAGGACCAGGCGGCCCGGTTCGACGATCAGTCCGTGCCGGGCGGCGAGCTCGCCGAGGGGGCCGCGCAGGGCCTCGAAGGCGGCCTGCGGATCGGCGGCGCGGCGGGTGTGGACGGCGAGCGCCTGCCCCTTCTCCTCTATCCAGGTGCCGTGCCAGGAGTCGAACCTGTCCAGTACGCCGGGGAGTTCGGCGCGCACGGCGGCAACGCCGGGGTGCGGGGCGGGGGCGTGGACGGTGCCGGAGACGGCGTCCCAGCGCTCGGCGCCGTAGTGGCCGAGGACGACGAGGTGATCCAGTCCGGCGACCCCGGCGAAGCCGCCGTAGCGCACCGCGACGCCGGCCGGGCGGCCGGTGATCACGGCGATCGAGGCGACCCTGGGGGCGAGTGCGGCCAGTGCCTCGACGGCGCCGGGGTGGGCGCGGGCCTGTTCGGGGTCCGGGACGATGTCGGCGAGCGTTCCGTCGAAGTCGAGTGCGATGACTGCGCGGTCGGGGCGGGCGAGGAGGGCGGCGAGGCCCTCCCGGCCGGCGGGGGTGGTCGGGGCCGGCAGGGGTGGGGTGTGCGGATGACTGCCCATGGGGCGAGCCTAAGGGCTCGCCCACCCCCGTCGGTGTGAAGCCGGTGTGATGCCGAGTCGATACGGCTCCTGGCTAGCGTCCCCGCAGATGAACAACAGGGAGGCACGCATGTCCGGCGACCGGATGTCCCAGGCCTGGGACTGGCTGAGCACGTACCCGATCCATCCGCATCCCGAACTCGGGCGGGACGGAGTCGTCTGCCCCTACATGGTCAAGGCGATCCGCCGGCGCTACGTCACCATGGCCGAGTTCGACGCGTCCGAGGGTGACCAGGCGTTGATGGCGCTGGCCCGGAAGCTGCGGGCGGGTGTTCTGGAGCGGGCCGAGGAGCTGGGCTCCGACCGGCTCTACCTCGTGGGCATGGCGGTGCCGTACGGGCTGCCCGACACCGAGCTCAAGGCCATGGTCGGGCGCGTGCACGCGGCCCTCAAGCCGGAGTTCGTCGAGCTGGGGCTGATGATCGGTGACTTCTGGCCCGAGCACGAGACGATCGGTCTGCACAACGACGACTTCCGGCCGTTCACCAGTCCGATTCCGCTGCTGGGTATGCGGCACATCACCCCCGCAGATCTTCCGTTCTTCGTGAAGCACGAACCCGTTCCGGCCGAGCGGCTGCGGCTCCTCAGTAATTTCCGGAGGCTTTTCGACGGAAAGCTGAACGCCTATTGGTCGGACCGTCTGGACGAGGCAGAGAGCGCCGCCGGACAGGAACTCGCGCGTTCGCGCGTAGCAGCCTGAAACAGGGTCGGCCGGAAAGGCAGGTGCAACAGGTAATGGACCGGGATATCGAGTGCCACGTCTGGTTGCAGCGGCCTCTGACCCGCCCCGCGTCCTGGTTCGGCCTGCTGGAGGCGGCGGAACTCGCCCGCTGTTCCTCGTACGTGCACGAGCTCGATCTGGCCCGCTTCGTCACCGGGCGGGTGCTGGCCAGGACCGCGCTCGGCGCGCTGCTGGGCGCGGAGCCCGGATCGGTGCGGCTGCACACGCGGTGCGCGGAGTGCGGCGGGGCCCACGGCAAGCCGCAGCCGGTCGGTGCGGCCGCCGGCTGGGAGCTTTCGATCTCCCACTCGGGCGAGGTGGTGGCCGTCGCCGTGGTCCGCGGCCATGCCGTCGGCGTGGACGTCGAGGAGTTTCCCGGGCCGGTGGACCCGGGCGGGCCACCGGGGTCGGCCGGCGGGCAAGGCACGGGCGGACTCCCTGGGGTGCCCGCGGAATTCGAGCTCGTGCTGGCCGACGACGAGCGCGCCGCCGTGGCGGAGCTGCCGCCCCAGGACCGGGCGCGTGCCTGCCTCACGTACTGGACCCGCAAGGAAGCGGTGCTGAAGGCCACCGGCGAGGGGCTGTACTCGGCGATGACCGATCTCAGCGTCTCGGCACCGCACGAGCCTGCCGCGCTGCTGCGCCGCCACGGACCGGGCGGCGGCACGCGGTCGCTGCCGGCGCTCGCCGATCTCCCCATGGGCGAGGCGTACCACGGCTCGGTGGCCGTCCTGGGCGCCGGCTCCGTCACCATCCGGATGCACAGCGGTGCGGAAATGCTCACCGAACGGTTCCGGTAAATCCCATCGATAACAGAAGGAAAACGCGCCCGGATACCTTCGGCACATGGATCATCAGCCGGCGGTACCGCCCGGCCAACGGGCTCGGTCCAGCTCTCTTCTCACCCATTTCTTTCGGTTCCGGAAACAAGGAGACGCTCAGTGATCAAGTCAGTCGTCATCGTCGGCGGAGGCACCGCGGGATGGATGAGCGCCACATACCTCAAGGCGGCATTCGGTGACCGCATCGCCGTCACCGTCGTCGAGTCCGATCGCGTATCGAGCATCGGTGTCGGAGAGGCCACGTTCAGCACGGTCCGGCACTTCTTCGACTACCTCGGTCTCGACGAGACCGAATGGCTTCCCCACGTCGCCGGCTCGTACAAGATGGGTATCCGGTTCGAGAACTGGCGCAGGGCGGGCGAGCACTTCTACCACCCGTTCGAGCGGCTGCGCACCTCCGACGGGTTCTCCCTCGCCGACTGGTGGCTCAAGGAGGGCGACCGGAGCAAGCCCTTCGACCACGGCGTCTACCTCACCCCGCATCTGTGCGAGGCGCAGCGCTCGCCCCGGATGCTCGACGGGTCGCTGTTCGCCGGCGGGCTGGACGATTCGCTGGGCCGCTCGACGCTGCAGGAGCAGCGGACCCAGTTCCCCTACGCGTACCACTTCGACGCCGGGCTGCTGGCGAAGTTCCTCACCACGTACGGCACCGACCGGGGTGTGCGCCACGTCGTGGACGACGTCGTCGACGTGGCCCGCGACGAGCGCGGCTGGATCAGCCATGTCACCACGCGTGAGCAGGGTGACCTGGCCGGCGATCTGTTCATCGACTGCACGGGCTTCCGCGGACTGCTGATCAACAAGACGCTGGAGGAGAAGTTCCTCTCCTTCGAGGACATGCTGCCGAACAACCGGGCCGTCGCCCTGCGTGTCCCCAAGCCGAACCAGGCCACCGAGGGCATGAATCCGTACACGACGGCGACCGCGATGGACGCGGGCTGGATCTGGACGATTCCGCTGTTCGGCCGGAACGGCCACGGCTATGTGTACTCCGACCAGTTCTGCTCCCCCGAGGAGGCCGAGCGCACCCTGCGGGAGTTCGCCGCCCCCGGCCAGGAGGATCTGGAGGCGAACCACATCCGGATGCGCATCGGCCGCAATGAGCGTTCCTGGGTCAACAACTGTGTCGCCATCGGTCTGTCCAGCGCGTTCGTCGAACCGCTGGAGTCGACCGGCATCTTCTTCATCCAGCACGGCATCGAGCAGCTGGTGAAGAACTTCCCGGACGAGAACTGGGATCCCCAGCTGCGCAACGACTACAACGGCCGGGTCGCCGAGGTCCTCGACGGGGTCAAGGAGCTGCTGGTTCTCCACTACGTGGCGGCGGCCCGCGAGGACACTCCGTACTGGAAGGAGGCCAAGGTCCGCGCCCTGCCGGACGGTCTCGCCGAACGGCTCGAACTGGCCGCTTCGCACCTGCTGGACGACCGGAGCATCTACCAGCCCTACCACGGCTTCGAGCAGTACTCCTGGATCACCATGCTGATGGGCCTCGGGCACGAGCCCGCCGGGCCGCGGCCCGCGCTCTCGCACATCGACCCGAGGGCCGCACGCGCCGAACTGGCCGCGGTGCAGAGCGACGCGAAGCGCCTGGTCGACGCACTTCCCAGCTGCTACGAGTACCTCGCCTCGATCCACTGAGCGCGGGCGTACCTTCCTGCCGCCGGTGCCCGCACATCCCCCGTCGTGCGGGTACCGGCGCCCCTGCCGGTGAACTTCCGTATACGCGCCTGGAGGCGAGTGAGAATGCCAGCCCAGCCCGCATCACGGACCACGGACGCCCGTCCGGGTCTGCGCTCAGTGAGACCGTGGCAGCGGCCACCCCACCATGCCGCCGCCGAGCGGGCCCCGGTGGCCGTGGACGAGTTCCG harbors:
- a CDS encoding TetR/AcrR family transcriptional regulator: MSRADGSGAGGVDPRELWLAPDRPRRGRPPAFSREAITVAAVALADTEGIDAVTMRRVAAEVGAGVMSLYSYAPDKGTLLDLMIDHVNGELPASGPLTGDWRTDLKTIGHLQRDHMLRHPWLATAVPARRTLGPRTLAFLEHALAALRPSGLDGGARLEVFAQLTAFVAGHVAHEVALAEAAQSPDRAAAEVLYLTAVAADGHHPELAAALASAARPVTPDATFARFLNRLVDGLDTD
- the groL gene encoding chaperonin GroEL (60 kDa chaperone family; promotes refolding of misfolded polypeptides especially under stressful conditions; forms two stacked rings of heptamers to form a barrel-shaped 14mer; ends can be capped by GroES; misfolded proteins enter the barrel where they are refolded when GroES binds) gives rise to the protein MAKIIAFDEEARRGLERGMNQLADAVKVTLGPKGRNVVLEKKWGAPTITNDGVSIAKEIELEDPYEKIGAELVKEVAKKTDDVAGDGTTTATVLAQALVREGLRNVAAGANPMALKRGIEKAVEAVSAALLEQAKDVETKEQIASTASISAADTQIGELIAEAMDKVGKEGVITVEESQTFGLELELTEGMRFDKGYISAYFATDMERMESSLDDPYILIVNSKISNVKDLLPLLEKVMQSGKPLLIIAEDVEGEALSTLVVNKIRGTFKSVAVKAPGFGDRRKAMLGDIAILTGGTVISEEVGLKLENAGLDLLGRARKVVITKDETTIVDGAGDSDQVQGRVNQIRAEIENSDSDYDREKLQERLAKLAGGVAVIKAGAATEVELKERKHRIEDAVRNAKAAVEEGIVAGGGVALLQASAVFEKLELSGDEATGANAVKLALEAPLKQIAVNGGLEGGVVVEKVRNLPIGHGLNAATGEYVDMIAEGILDPAKVTRSALQNAASIAALFLTTEAVIADKPEKAAAGGAPGGMPGGDMDF
- a CDS encoding cold-shock protein, yielding MAQGTVKWFNAEKGYGFIAVDGGADVFVHYSAIQMDGYRTLEEGQRVEFEISQGQKGPQADMVKLAVG
- a CDS encoding MoaD/ThiS family protein, translating into MSVKVRIPTILRTYTGGQAEVPAEGATLSQVIESLEKDHPGIAARVLDDQGKLRRFVNVYVNDDDVRFEGGLDAVTPDGAGISIIPAVAGGC
- the thrC gene encoding threonine synthase → MAVETVAAHTESSVDLGPAAALSCRECGERFPLGPLFACASCFGPLEVAYDLPSGSPDELKKRIEAGPNNIWRYAPLLPVPADVADKPNINPGFTKLVKADNLARELGVTGGLYVKDDSGNPTHSFKDRVVAIAVEAARAFGFTTLSCSSTGNLAGAVGAAAARAGLRSCVFIPHDLEQGKVVMAAVYGGELVGIEGNYDDVNRFCSELIGDPLGEGWGFVNVNLRPYYGEGSKTLAYEICEQLGWRLPDQIVIPIASGSQLTKIDKGLQELIKLGLVEDKPYKIFGAQAEGCSPVSAAFKAGHDVVRPQKPNTIAKSLAIGNPADGPYVLDIARRTGGAVEDVNDEQVVDAIKLLARTEGIFAETAGGVTVGVTKKLIEAGLLDPTLTTVVLNTGDGLKTLDAVAATSQVSATIRPSLDAFRDAGLAATS
- a CDS encoding glucosyl-3-phosphoglycerate synthase; this translates as MLEEVERWLTRRSWSAADRPLDRLLAARDSLRNAGSRAGSVSVVLPALNEAETVGDIVATIRRELMEKTRLVDELVVIDSGSTDATAEVARRAGARVIHRDAILPRMPAVPGKGEVLWRSLLVTGGDIVCFIDADLKDFSADFVSGIVGPLLTDPSVQFVKAMYDRPFGDTTGQGGRVTEMVARPLLNLHWPQLAGFVQPLGGEYAVRRSLLERLPFPVGYGVELGLLVDSLHTVGLDALAQVDVGVRRHRHQDGQALGRMAAAIYRTAQLRLSRGHLVRPALTQFERGEHGFVPHTYPVDTEERPPMREIEEYVSRRAA
- a CDS encoding trehalose-6-phosphate synthase encodes the protein MVSEHVPQPAAQVLVASNRGPVSYTLREDGSLDAKRGGGGLVSGLSAVDDKTWVCAALGDGDREAVRRGVAEPGVRMLDIDADVHADAYNGIANSVLWFVHHLLYQTPVEPVFDAEFRRQWASFETYNRAFAEALAEEAGEGAAVLVQDYHLALVPGMLRELRPDLRIGHFSHTPWAPVDYFRMLPDDIAAQLLHGILGADRAAFLTRRWADAFIGCCTEILGGTGHTRIGVHGLGADADFLRRRAHEADVDERMAALREQVGPDRKTIVRVDRTELSKNIVRGLHAYRALLDGRPEWRGRVVHIAFAYPSRQDLAVYREYTAEVQRVAETINEAYGTADWTPVVLHVKDDFARSLAAYRLADVALVNPIRDGMNLVAKEVPVVSDHGCALVLSREAGAYEELGTDAITVNPYDVSATADALHEALTMADDERAARTKRLAAAGTALPPQQWFLDQLEALRQG
- the otsB gene encoding trehalose-phosphatase; this translates as MGSHPHTPPLPAPTTPAGREGLAALLARPDRAVIALDFDGTLADIVPDPEQARAHPGAVEALAALAPRVASIAVITGRPAGVAVRYGGFAGVAGLDHLVVLGHYGAERWDAVSGTVHAPAPHPGVAAVRAELPGVLDRFDSWHGTWIEEKGQALAVHTRRAADPQAAFEALRGPLGELAARHGLIVEPGRLVLELRPSGMDKGVALTQYVRETGAESVLYAGDDLGDLAAFAAVEKLRTEGPDGTPGLLICSGSAEVPELAERADLSVPGPGAVVEFLSALAQRL
- a CDS encoding 4'-phosphopantetheinyl transferase superfamily protein; translated protein: MDRDIECHVWLQRPLTRPASWFGLLEAAELARCSSYVHELDLARFVTGRVLARTALGALLGAEPGSVRLHTRCAECGGAHGKPQPVGAAAGWELSISHSGEVVAVAVVRGHAVGVDVEEFPGPVDPGGPPGSAGGQGTGGLPGVPAEFELVLADDERAAVAELPPQDRARACLTYWTRKEAVLKATGEGLYSAMTDLSVSAPHEPAALLRRHGPGGGTRSLPALADLPMGEAYHGSVAVLGAGSVTIRMHSGAEMLTERFR
- a CDS encoding tryptophan 7-halogenase, with the protein product MIKSVVIVGGGTAGWMSATYLKAAFGDRIAVTVVESDRVSSIGVGEATFSTVRHFFDYLGLDETEWLPHVAGSYKMGIRFENWRRAGEHFYHPFERLRTSDGFSLADWWLKEGDRSKPFDHGVYLTPHLCEAQRSPRMLDGSLFAGGLDDSLGRSTLQEQRTQFPYAYHFDAGLLAKFLTTYGTDRGVRHVVDDVVDVARDERGWISHVTTREQGDLAGDLFIDCTGFRGLLINKTLEEKFLSFEDMLPNNRAVALRVPKPNQATEGMNPYTTATAMDAGWIWTIPLFGRNGHGYVYSDQFCSPEEAERTLREFAAPGQEDLEANHIRMRIGRNERSWVNNCVAIGLSSAFVEPLESTGIFFIQHGIEQLVKNFPDENWDPQLRNDYNGRVAEVLDGVKELLVLHYVAAAREDTPYWKEAKVRALPDGLAERLELAASHLLDDRSIYQPYHGFEQYSWITMLMGLGHEPAGPRPALSHIDPRAARAELAAVQSDAKRLVDALPSCYEYLASIH